The following coding sequences are from one Eleginops maclovinus isolate JMC-PN-2008 ecotype Puerto Natales chromosome 11, JC_Emac_rtc_rv5, whole genome shotgun sequence window:
- the zbtb21 gene encoding zinc finger and BTB domain-containing protein 21: MESLVHYSNPSHALSVLGVLNEQRLRGQMCDVVLVVADQRYQAHKSVLAATSEYFQSLFTRMDAASLKVVNLDFCEPDAFEIVLNYIYSSSLFVDKGSLAAIQELGYSLGIPFLTNIVSTRPHASYCVSRKRLSFTEGDENDVQTRSVIVRRVRNDTINPSRSNNERNTAERSSSTRESAHPPSVHNLFESVRKSESISGKHEQSEAAERKSTYPYTSILKGNPSHVTSIRPQLTSSVSFSDAEVQHIRLQSVTDQDTKEENEELEPHYHTKVPFQGQPSEPSQTIDRSGPLIKSLLRRSLSMDSPVPVFSPTLELKELQNCEQSVVKMASKASGPETSAYNGNSKRTSPLVLRSKFPSRYEEKSQVERDVCVKAEPSSPLPDPMDIVRITVGDALQGDLKDLQTNYDQNARPDLNPFGKRKDRPDNRRYPFKKSKIFKEHTLSLAENMSETVPQSASGDSNENLGEPPENKIFKCWNCLKVFRSSAGLHRHVNMYHNPEKPYACEICHKRFHTNFKVWTHCQTQHGIVQNPASSSSSSVLDEKFQKKLIDIVREREIKKALLWKLKRNKQGLQSSALSKKRSRANFICPYCGKVFVFQSQYRQHLRTHPAEKADQETANESILYQEQEENIEQQDTDAGVYSCRLCNMKLSSLFEQGDHERGCRHATVCPYCGLRFSSPTVKKDHEAHCKYKKLTCLECMRTFKSSFSIWRHQVEVHNHNMMTVKEQLQLKQLGNNEGASEMHREEHYSDEPLAPGSSREIITYSDSSGPPMYDSDSSSYVPEDLSMGHHGKLVVKEEPLEEAVSELENSESAKGGLEEPGVWPCEKCGSLFSSRKDLERHQELLCHIKPFICHICNKAFRTNFRLWSHFQSHMSTSNEPGAKEMDRDPSPLSPSPPTTPQNSEHPSPQASVLTSTQTAPVAAVMAEESSSPEPCSSSVSKTKRPELERQASSHSPTLSRSNSMENPSGPQESDTLFYHAPSLSALTFKRQYMCKLCHRTFKTAFSLWSHEQSHSHV; the protein is encoded by the coding sequence ATGGAGAGCCTCGTGCATTACAGCAATCCCTCCCATGCCCTCTCAGTGTTAGGGGTCCTGAATGAGCAGCGTCTGCGGGGCCAGATGTGTGACGTAGTCCTGGTTGTGGCAGACCAGAGGTACCAGGCACATAAGAGTGTTCTGGCTGCCACCAGTGAGTATTTCCAGTCCCTGTTCACACGGATGGACGCAGCTTCGCTGAAAGTTGTAAACCTGGACTTCTGTGAGCCTGACGCCTTCGAGATAGTTCTGAATTACATTTACTCCTCCTCACTTTTTGTGGACAAAGGCAGCTTGGCAGCTATTCAAGAGCTGGGCTACAGTCTTGGAATCCCTTTCCTCACCAACATTGTGTCAACAAGGCCACATGCATCCTACTGTGTGTCTAGAAAAAGGCTTTCCTTCACAGAAGGGGATGAAAATGATGTCCAGACAAGGAGTGTCATTGTGCGTCGGGTCCGAAATGACACAATCAATCCCTCTCGCTCAAATAATGAGAGAAATACAGCCGAGAGATCATCTTCTACTCGAGAGTCAGCCCATCCCCCATCAGTACACAACTTGTTTGAATCAGTCAGAAAATCAGAATCCATCAGCGGGAAACATGAACAGAGTGAAGCTGCTGAAAGGAAGTCAACGTACCCATACACCTCCATTTTAAAAGGGAATCCATCACACGTCACATCTATTCGCCCACAGCTGACATCATCAGTGTCCTTCAGTGATGCTGAAGTGCAGCACATCAGGCTGCAGTCGGTCACTGACCAGGACACTAAAGAGGAGAATGAGGAGCTGGAACCCCACTATCACACCAAAGTGCCCTTTCAGGGTCAGCCCTCTGAGCCAAGCCAGACCATAGACAGGAGCGGGCCGCTGATAAAAAGCCTGCTCCGTCGATCATTATCCATGGACAGCCCTGTTCCAGTCTTCTCACCAACACTGGAGCTCAAAGAGCTGCAGAATTGTGAACAATCAGTTGTTAAAATGGCATCAAAAGCTTCTGGGCCAGAGACATCTGCTTACAATGGCAATTCAAAACGAACATCTCCCCTGGTTCTCAGGTCAAAATTCCCCAGCAGGTATGAAGAAAAATCTCAGGTAGAAAGAGACGTCTGTGTGAAAGCTGAGCCCAGCAGCCCCCTCCCTGACCCCATGGACATTGTCCGAATCACAGTTGGTGACGCTTTGCAAGGTGATCTCAAAGACTTGCAAACAAATTACGATCAAAACGCCCGGCCAGACCTCAATCCTTTTGGGAAAAGAAAGGACAGGCCAGACAACCGAAGGTACCCATTCAAGAAGagcaaaatatttaaagaacatACCCTTTCACTGGCTGAGAACATGTCAGAAACAGTACCTCAGAGTGCCAGCGGCGACTCTAATGAAAACCTTGGAGAGCCCCCTGAGAACAAGATTTTCAAATGCTGGAATTGTTTAAAGGTTTTCAGGTCGAGTGCTGGACTACATCGTCATGTTAACATGTATCACAACCCCGAAAAGCCGTATGCTTGCGAAATCTGCCACAAACGCTTCCATACCAACTTCAAAGTGTGGACTCACTGCCAAACTCAGCATGGTATAGTTCAAAACCCGGCCtcgtcctccagctcctctgtGCTAGATGAAAAATTTCAAAAGAAGTTGATAGATATAGTGCGAGAAAGGGAAATAAAGAAAGCCTTGCTTTGGAAGTTAAAGAGGAATAAGCAGGGTTTGCAATCCTCTGCACTCTCCAAAAAGAGATCAAGAGCCAACTTCATATGTCCTTACTGCGGGAAAGTATTCGTGTTCCAGTCTCAGTACAGACAGCATTTAAGGACACATCCTGCTGAAAAAGCTGACCAGGAAACAGCCAACGAGAGCATCCTTtaccaggaacaggaggagaacATTGAGCAGCAGGACACAGATGCTGGCGTTTACTCCTGTAGACTCTGTAATATGAAGCTGTCTTCTCTCTTTGAACAGGGCGACCATGAGAGGGGCTGCCGACATGCAACTGTCTGCCCCTACTGCGGCCTCCGATTCTCAAGTCCAACGGTCAAGAAGGACCACGAGGCACATTGCAAGTACAAGAAACTAACGTGCCTGGAATGCATGCGGACATTCAAGTCCTCCTTTAGCATATGGCGGCACCAGGTGGAGGTTCACAACCACAACATGATGACTGTCAAAGAGCAGCTTCAGCTGAAGCAGCTAGGGAACAATGAAGGGGCGTCTGAAATGCACAGAGAGGAGCACTACAGTGACGAACCTTTAGCACCCGGGAGCTCCAGAGAGATCATCACTTACAGCGACTCCTCAGGTCCACCCATGTACGATTCAGATTCCTCCTCCTATGTGCCTGAGGACCTGAGCATGGGCCATCATGGCAAGCTGGTGGTGAAAGAAGAGCCCTTAGAGGAGGCTGTGAGTGAGTTGGAAAACTCTGAATCTGCCAAAGGTGGCCTGGAGGAACCCGGTGTATGGCCATGCGAGAAATGCGGAAGTCTGTTTAGCTCTCGCAAAGACCTGGAACGCCACCAGGAGCTGCTATGCCACATCAAACCGTTCATCTGTCACATCTGCAACAAAGCCTTCAGGACCAACTTCCGCCTTTGGAGCCACTTCCAGTCCCACATGTCGACTTCTAACGAACCCGGAGCCAAAGAGATGGACAGAGACCCCTCACCTCTGTCTCCATCCCCTCCCACCACCCCTCAGAACTCTGAACACCCCTCCCCACAGGCCTCCGTGCTCACATCCACCCAGACGGCGCCAGTGGCTGCAGTAATGGCCGAGGAGTCCAGCAGCCCGGAGCCCTGTAGCTCGTCGGTAAGCAAGACGAAGAGGCCTGAACTCGAGCGGCAAGCCAGCAGCCACAGCCCCACTCTGTCCAGGTCCAACAGCATGGAGAATCCGAGTGGCCCTCAGGAATCAGACACACTCTTTTACCATGCTCCATCTCTCTCCGCCCTGACGTTTAAAAGGCAGTACATGTGTAAACTCTGTCACAGGACCTTCAAGACAGCCTTCAGTCTCTGGAGCCACGAGCAGAGTCATAGCCACGTGTAA
- the atg101 gene encoding autophagy-related protein 101: protein MNCRSEVLEVTVEARQVEEAMLALLHTILLHRSSGKFHYKKEGTYSIGTVGTLDIDCDFIDFTFVRVSSEELDRVISKAVSEFKDALSNTGSDGMGQISLEFYQKKKSRWPFSDECIPWEVWSIKVNVVNLANEQERQICREKVGEKLGEKVINVVEVINRHEYLPKMPTQSEVDNVFDTSLKDVQPYLYKITYQITDCLGTSVSTTVRRLLKDTLSL from the exons ATGAACTGCCGCTCAGAGGTTCTTGAAGTAACAGTGGAGGCGAGGCAGGTGGAAGAAGCTATGCTGGCGTTGCTGCACACCATTTTACTGCATCGCAGCTCCGGGAAGTTTCACTACAAAAAGGAGGGCACCTACTCCATTGGTACCGTGGGCACACTTGACATCGACTGCGACTTCATCGATTTCACCTTCGTCAGAGTGTCCTCCGAAGAGCTAGACAGAGTGATCAGTAAAGCTGTGTCTGAGTTTAAG GATGCTTTGAGCAACACTGGCAGCGATGGCATGGGGCAAATCTCTCTGGAGTTTTACCAGAAGAAGAAGTCTCGCTGGCCTTTTTCTGACGAATGTATTCCCTGGGAAGTGTGGAGCATCAAGGTCAACGTTGTCAACCTAGCCAATGAGCAGGAGAGGCAGATCTGCAGGGAGAAAGTGGGAGAGAAGCTTGGGGAGAAGGTGATAAATGTAGTCGAGGTCATAAACCGACACGAATACCTGCCAAAGATGCCCACCCAGTCTGAAGTGGACAATGTTTTCGACACCAGTCTCAAAGATGTCCAGCCGTATCTTTATAAAATCACATACCAGATCACAGACTGTCTGGGCACCTCGGTCAGCACTACGGTGAGAAGGCTTCTCAAAGACACCCTGTCCCTGTGA
- the LOC134871977 gene encoding C2 domain-containing protein 2, translating into MSDSESSGSFFGLEDLQWLCMVTLFFASLVTLILYFVQYYQQRGVGKRQTAVGDNAAKEEAGALLGWALSQRSWKSQWRGAWCRELNDQSRKSGGPVLLTFEEDDLEASELMVSQVSSFQKSAGKKAARCSVIGEELQFSVSAAYTAMPSAEPRKYTVCIAPLELQLDLQMQEAKDEVKVIWGLTHLETGELQVTPTLTQVNASSSRAAALKEQLRRLLCATRPSVLLSCRPAQVSQLTGARNNVVSPPKPPRAHDWKLLVKNIRVTLNQEEEAAGSMSPLCVMRLDDPPQRFNTSVLKSTASPSWDQPFIFELNGRSKELIIQLMDDGQPQENSLLGQVSVPFDLVKKQPKGQQTFALMTKDVVTGSLTTDFTYLEPSEVRSWQPPTPASSKRVEMDRTVMPCGTVVTTITAVKSKPGRPLPLGLNTDPAQRPVTIKPKLSERRVSEQASMLGGPVSKALSSSDTELLMLNGTDPVAEAAIRQLHQSAKQKLKSPVKKSTIIISGIAKTPLSQDDELALMAGYAAAMDASMSEASSTQDVTAAIASGPSSPPDTSEPQEGPSGMGRPPEDWESQTGEELEHTSLSMCVSEASCKKRRGSFLQKSAKLFFRRRHQRKDPGMSQSHNDLVYLESPAAVERASHTATLSRMLNRKSRKSKANGSTSTGEPHA; encoded by the exons ATGTCCGACTCCGAAAGTTCCGGTTCATTTTTCGGTTTGGAGGATCTGCAGTGGTTATGCATGGTCACACTTTTCTTCGCATCCCTCGTTACTTTGATACTGTATTTCGTACAGTATTACCAACAGCGGGGTGTAGGGAAAAGGCAGACGGCAGTAGGGGACAATGCGGCTAAGGAGGAAGCCGGGGCTCTGCTGGGATGGGCGCTGTCACAGAGGAGCTGGAAGAGTCAGTGGAGAGGAGCTTGGTGCAGGGAATTGAATGACCAATCGAGGAAGAGTGGG GGTCCTGTTCTGTTAACATTTGAAGAGGATGATCTTGAGGCATCAGAACTAATGGTCAGCCAAGTGTCCAGCTTTCAGAAGTCTGCAGGAAAAAAG GCCGCTCGCTGCAGTGTGATCGGGGAAGAGCTTCAGTTCTCCGTCAGTGCAGCTTACACAGCCATGCCTTCAGCAGAGCCGCGTAAATACACAGTGTGTATCGCTCCACTGGAGCTGCAG CTGGACCTTCAGATGCAGGAAGCTAAAGACGAGGTTAAGGTGATCTGGGGGCTGACTCACCTGGAGACGGGAGAGCTGCAGGTGACCCCCACCCTCACCCAG GTAAACGCCTCCTCTTCCCGTGCAGCCGCCCTAAAGGAGCAGCTGAGGCGGCTGCTGTGTGCGACGCGTCCCTCAGTGCTGCTCAGCTGCAGGCCTGCTCAGGTCTCACAGCTCACG GGTGCACGCAACAATGTGGTTTCACCCCCAAAACCCCCCCGCGCCCACGACTGGAAGCTCCTGGTGAAGAACATCCGGGTGACTCTGAATCAGGAAGAGGAAGCTGCAG GCAGCATGAGTCCCCTGTGTGTGATGCGGTTAGACGATCCTCCACAGAGGTTTAACACCTCTGTGCTGAAGAGCACAGCCAGTCCATCCTGGGACCAGCCCTTTATCTT TGAATTGAATGGACGATCAAAAGAGCTCATCATTCAGTTAATGGATGATGGTCAACCTCAAGAGA ATTCATTACTTGGTCAGGTGTCGGTGCCTTTTGATCTTGTAAAGAAGCAGCCAAaaggacagcaaacatttgCACTTATGACCAAAGACGTAGTGACTGGATCACTTACTACTGAT TTTACCTACCTGGAGCCCAGTGAGGTGAGGTCCTGGCAGCCTCCAACCCCCGCCTCCAGTAAGAGGGTAGAGATGGACCGTACTGTAATGCCCTGTGGCACGGTGGTCACCACCATCACCGCGGTGAAGAGCAAGCCGGGGCGACCACTCCCACTTGGACTCAACACAG ATCCTGCTCAGAGACCGGTGACCATCAAGCCCAAGCTGTCGGAGCGTCGTGTGTCCGAGCAGGCGTCCATGCTGGGGGGCCCCGTCAGCAAGgccctgtcctcctctgacacGGAGCTGCTCATGCTCAATGGCACGGACCCCGTGGCTGAGGCCGCCATCAGACAGCTGCACCAGTCTGCTAAGCAGAAGCTCAAGTCGCCGGTGAAGAAGAGCACCATCATCATCTCTGGCATCGCCAAA ACGCCCTTGTCTCAGGATGATGAGCTGGCTCTGATGGCGGGCTACGCTGCAGCGATGGACGCCTCCATGTCAGAGGCCAGCTCCACTCAGGATGTGACCGCTGCGATTGCATCAGGACCCAGCAGCCCTCCAGATACATCCGAGCCCCAGGAGGGCCCCAGTGGGATGGGCCGGCCCCCGGAGGACTGGGAGAGCCAAACAGGAGAGGAGCTGGAACACACCTCactgtccatgtgtgtgtctgaggccaGCTGCAAGAAGAGACGAG GCAGCTTCCTACAGAAGAGTGCCAAGCTGTTCTTCCGCCGCCGTCACCAGCGCAAGGACCCGGGGATGAGCCAGTCCCACAATGACCTGGTGTACCTGGAGTCTCCGGCTGCAGTGGAGCGGGCCAGCCACACCGCCACACTCAGCCGCATGCTCAACCGCAAGAGCAGGAAGAGCAAAGCGAACGGCTCTACCTCTACGGGGGAACCACATGCGTGA